One Brachybacterium kimchii genomic window carries:
- a CDS encoding alpha/beta hydrolase encodes MQRTRSRRGALRVLAGAAATALLVSGCSLLDGGEDGADGRSGASDSGASSDGGSASGGSGDANTALAELGTSHAQDLPSDPAEDSAYADFYGQDAVWEGCGQDVLDEAAVQGLQCATVKVPKVWDDPSAGDVEISLVRLPATGEAKGSLLTNPGGPGGSGVDFLAQSADYLFSQKVRENYDLISFDPRGVSRSEGIECLDDSQTDEYRADTYDGGTPEGLQKSLDWMQKISDACEKDSGDLLPYLDTYSAARDMDVLRSAVGDDSLNYLGFSYGTYLGATYADLYPDRVGRFVLDGVMDPSLTGDQIVEGQAKGFQQATEQFAKFCVARDDCPLTGSTPEEATKELTALLDSISDDPISTKDPDRPLTGALATAGVQMVMYSDEYWSLGVQALSDASDGDGSTLLALADLSAGRQDDGSYKGNDLYAINAVNCLDHPGVASLDWQKQESARLLKEYPAAGMTDYSQAMCDTWPVKPLREPAEVHAKGSDQIVVIGTTRDPATPYAWAKSLDSQLDNSTLITFDGDGHTAYGRSGGCVEDAVDAYLVDGTSPEKGLTC; translated from the coding sequence GCGGTTCGGGCGACGCGAACACTGCGCTCGCCGAGCTCGGCACGTCCCACGCGCAGGACCTGCCGTCGGACCCCGCGGAGGATTCCGCCTACGCGGACTTCTACGGCCAGGACGCCGTCTGGGAGGGCTGCGGGCAGGACGTGCTCGACGAGGCCGCCGTGCAGGGCCTGCAGTGCGCGACGGTGAAGGTCCCCAAGGTCTGGGACGACCCAAGCGCGGGCGATGTCGAGATCTCGCTCGTGCGCCTGCCGGCGACCGGCGAGGCGAAGGGGTCGCTGCTGACGAACCCGGGCGGCCCCGGCGGCTCGGGCGTCGACTTCCTCGCCCAGAGCGCGGACTACCTGTTCAGCCAGAAGGTCCGCGAGAACTACGACCTCATCAGCTTCGACCCCCGGGGCGTCTCCCGCTCCGAGGGCATCGAGTGCCTCGACGACTCGCAGACCGACGAGTACCGCGCGGACACCTACGACGGCGGCACGCCCGAGGGGCTGCAGAAGTCCCTGGACTGGATGCAGAAGATCTCCGACGCCTGCGAGAAGGACTCCGGCGATCTGCTTCCGTACCTCGACACCTATTCCGCCGCGCGGGACATGGACGTGCTGCGGTCGGCTGTCGGCGACGACTCCCTGAACTACCTGGGCTTCTCCTACGGCACCTACCTGGGGGCGACCTACGCCGACCTCTACCCGGACCGCGTGGGCCGCTTCGTGCTCGACGGCGTCATGGATCCGAGCCTCACCGGCGACCAGATCGTCGAGGGCCAGGCGAAGGGCTTCCAGCAGGCCACCGAGCAGTTCGCGAAGTTCTGCGTCGCGCGCGACGACTGCCCGCTCACGGGCTCCACGCCCGAGGAGGCCACGAAGGAGCTCACCGCCCTCCTCGACTCGATCTCCGACGACCCGATCAGCACCAAGGACCCCGACCGTCCGCTCACCGGTGCGCTCGCGACCGCCGGCGTGCAGATGGTGATGTACAGCGACGAGTACTGGAGCCTGGGCGTGCAGGCGCTCAGCGACGCCTCCGACGGCGACGGCTCGACCCTGCTCGCGCTCGCCGACCTCTCCGCCGGCCGCCAGGACGACGGCAGCTACAAGGGCAACGACCTGTACGCGATCAACGCCGTGAACTGCCTGGACCACCCCGGCGTCGCCTCCCTGGACTGGCAGAAGCAGGAGAGCGCGCGGCTGCTGAAGGAGTACCCGGCCGCGGGGATGACCGACTACTCGCAGGCCATGTGCGACACCTGGCCGGTCAAGCCGCTGCGCGAGCCCGCGGAGGTCCACGCGAAGGGGAGCGACCAGATCGTCGTGATCGGCACGACCCGCGACCCCGCGACCCCGTACGCGTGGGCGAAGAGCCTCGACTCCCAGCTCGACAACTCGACGCTCATCACCTTCGACGGCGACGGCCACACCGCCTACGGCCGCAGCGGCGGCTGCGTCGAGGACGCCGTGGACGCCTACCTCGTGGACGGCACCTCGCCGGAGAAGGGTCTGACCTGCTGA
- a CDS encoding response regulator transcription factor produces MITVLICDDDPIVRTALEGYLAREDDVHVERSVDSAEAALEVLDAGAPDVVLMDLVLPGMDGIAATRRISARPGAPAVMVLTTFGTEEQVAAAIGAGAVGFLLKSTTAAALAAAVRAAAVRAGTVITPELAAHLAQTASKESGDGSLAPQASAERSPSPSTHPQDGASPDAAGGSMPLPVAAPTSDDADGMQDTDADAAAARFALTDRERDVLELVCEAESNARIAERLSLSESTVKSHVGSLMTKLDCSSRLQVAVRAFELGLVSAPHRRG; encoded by the coding sequence ATGATCACCGTGCTGATCTGCGACGACGACCCCATCGTCCGCACAGCCCTCGAGGGCTACCTCGCCCGGGAGGACGACGTGCACGTGGAGCGGTCGGTCGACAGCGCGGAGGCCGCTCTCGAGGTCCTGGACGCGGGGGCGCCCGACGTGGTGCTCATGGACCTCGTGCTGCCGGGCATGGACGGCATCGCCGCGACGCGTCGGATCAGCGCCCGTCCCGGAGCGCCCGCCGTCATGGTGCTCACGACCTTCGGCACCGAGGAGCAGGTCGCGGCGGCGATCGGCGCGGGCGCCGTGGGCTTCCTGCTGAAGTCGACCACCGCTGCGGCCCTCGCCGCGGCCGTGCGCGCGGCGGCGGTGCGCGCGGGGACCGTGATCACCCCGGAGCTCGCTGCGCATCTCGCCCAGACCGCGTCGAAGGAGAGCGGCGACGGCTCGCTCGCCCCGCAGGCCAGCGCCGAGCGCTCCCCCTCCCCCTCCACGCACCCGCAGGACGGCGCCTCGCCGGACGCCGCCGGCGGCTCGATGCCCCTGCCGGTGGCGGCCCCGACGTCGGACGACGCGGACGGGATGCAGGACACCGACGCCGACGCCGCCGCGGCGCGCTTCGCCCTCACCGACCGCGAGCGGGACGTCCTCGAGCTGGTCTGCGAGGCGGAGTCCAACGCGCGGATCGCCGAGCGCCTGAGCCTCTCGGAGTCCACGGTGAAGTCGCACGTCGGCTCCCTGATGACGAAGCTCGACTGCTCCTCGCGCTTGCAGGTCGCCGTGCGCGCGTTCGAGCTGGGGCTCGTCTCCGCTCCGCATCGGCGGGGCTGA